In the genome of Apodemus sylvaticus chromosome 2, mApoSyl1.1, whole genome shotgun sequence, one region contains:
- the Pthlh gene encoding parathyroid hormone-related protein: MMLRRLVQQWSVLVFLLSYSVPSRGRSVEGLGRRLKRAVSEHQLLHDKGKSIQDLRRRFFLHHLIAEIHTAEIRATSEVSPNSKPAPNTKNHPVRFGSDDEGRYLTQETNKVETYKEQPLKTPGKKKKGKPGKRREQEKKKRRTRSAWPSTAGSGLLEDPLPHTSRTSLEPSSRTH; this comes from the exons ATGATGCTGCGGAGGCTGGTTCAGCAGTGGAGCGTCCTGGTATTCCTGCTTAGCTACTCCGTGCCCTCCCGCGGGCGCTCGGTGGAGGGGCTTGGCCGCAGGCT CAAACGTGCGGTGTCTGAACACCAGCTACTGCATGACAAGGGCAAGTCCATCCAGGACTTGCGCCGCCGCTTTTTCCTCCACCATCTGATCGCGGAGATCCACACAGCCGAAATCAGAGCTACCTCGGAGGTGTCCCCCAACTCCAAACCTGCTCCCAACACCAAAAACCACCCGGTGCGGTTTGGGTCAGATGATGAGGGCAGATACCTAACTCAGGAAACCAACAAGGTGGAGACTTACAAAGAACAGCCACTCAAGACAccggggaagaagaagaaaggcaagcCGGGGAAACGCAGAGAACAGGAGAAAAAGAAGCGAAGGACTCGGTCTGCCTGGCCAAGCACAGCTGGGAGTGGGCTGCTTGAGGACCCCCTGCCTCACACCTCCAGGACCTCGCTAGAGCCCAGCTCAAG GACGCATTGA